TCATGGAGTACTACGAGCAGAACCGCCGCAGCGTGGCACGCATCACGCGCTTCGACATCCTGGATCTCCAGCACCGCCTGCCCCGCCGCCTGCTCCAGCTACCCTACGACATCCTGAACCGGATCAACCGCCGGAAGCTGCTGAAAGCAAATACCGACCTCACCTCCTCGATCCGTATGGAGGATTACCGCATCTGCCCGGTGTCGGACGACTGTTTCGACCTGTTTTACGTGGCCGAAAAATAGCCGCTGAGCACCCTCGGATTACAATCGGTTTACTATAAAAAAGAGCAAGCAGCCCCGCATGGGACAGCCGTTTTCAAAACAGGCAAAGGGTAATATAATGCAAATATCACATTAATAGATATTTAGCATTATATATTCAGAGGTTCAAATGCGGTAATCCCGCATCGAAAGGCAAAGTTCGGAAAGAGTTGCGTTACCAAATCGTTACCGCGACTTTTTCCGGACTTGTTTTATTAATCGTTTATTTTTCAGTATGTTGCGTTAAATTATCCGGCACTAAATAACTCTAATTCACGTATTACGAACAAGCAATTTTAGAGTTATGGCAAGAAGCACATTCAAAGTCCTTTTCTATCTGAAAAGGCAAAACGAGAAAAATGGCAAAGTCCCAATTATGGGACGTATCACCATCAATGGGACAATCTCGCAATTCAGTTGCAAATTGTCTGTTTCCCCGAAATTATGGGATACGAAAGCCAATAAAGCTGCCGGGAAAAGCATTGCAGCGCAACGTATCAACGAAAAGCTGGAAAACATCAAGACGAACATCGGCAAACAGTATCAGCATATCTGTGACCGGGATTCGTATATCACTGCGGAAAAAGTGAAGAACGCATGGCAAGGTTTCGGGGATGAATATCGCCTGCTGATGCAAACTTTCGATGAGTATTTACAGGATTTCCGGCAGAAACGTGTCGGTAAAGACCGCGCAGCCTCTACACTTGAAGCTTATACAAGACAACGTAAGCGTCTTGCAAGTTTTCTTCAATACGAATACGGAGTAACGGATATTCCGTTCAAAGAGTTGAAACGTGACTTTATCGAAAAGTACGTAATATACCTTTCGACGGTACGGGGTATGTTGCCCGGCACGATTCCCAATGCCGTTAAGAAACTTCGGCTGATGACTTATACCGCCTTTAAGAACGGCTGGATTCCGATTGACCCGTTCCGCGGATTCCGGGTCATCCCGCAATATCGTGACCGGCGCTTTTTATCGGAAAAGGAGTTGCAAGCCGTTATAAATGCCAGTTTGCCTAATTGTAAAACAAGGGTTGTACGGGATATATTCGTATTCTGTGCGTTCACGGGTTTGAGTTATGCCGATGTGAAGAAACTGACGACGGCGGATATTTATACGGATGACAACAATGAAAGTTGGATTATCGACCACCGGGCCAAGACGGGCACACAATTCCGGGTGAAGTTACTGCCTATCGCTAACGCTCTTATAACCCGATATAGTTGCTTGAGCCTTCCCGGCAGTATCATTTTCCCGGTCAAAGACCGTGATTCGATGAATATGTCGTTACGGCATGTCGCCCGGCACGCCGGATTATCGTTTAACCCCACCATACATGTCGCGAAACATCATACAATCTCTATCTAATTGAAAATTAAACAGTTATTTCTGTTTAATTAATATCAGGTAACGATTTAGAAACGAGCGAATTACAATATTCTGTTTTCTTTTGCCTCTGTCAAAGAACGATTCTTTCAATGCAAATATACACTTTACTTGTGACAAAAGCAATCTTTTTCTACATTTAATCGACTTACAGTCAGCCTTAAAGAGGGTATCTGGTCTCATTCCATCTTCTTCCTCAAAAATAACATAGCAGTCTAAATTGGTTTATGTATGGGATAGGTCTTGTTCATTCGATCCGGTAGACTACTATACATAAAAGTATAAAGGCGAGATACGACAAGGAGATGCCATGCTTTTGTGTAAGGGGAATCTCTCTTAGCTTATCGCAGACCATGTATAGCTAAGTGTTTTGAGAATAAACAGTCTGTAAAAAACGGAAAGACACCGATTATGGGCCGTATCACCATCAATGGAACCCAAGCCGGTTTCAGTTGTAAGAAAGAA
This Alistipes onderdonkii DNA region includes the following protein-coding sequences:
- a CDS encoding site-specific integrase codes for the protein MARSTFKVLFYLKRQNEKNGKVPIMGRITINGTISQFSCKLSVSPKLWDTKANKAAGKSIAAQRINEKLENIKTNIGKQYQHICDRDSYITAEKVKNAWQGFGDEYRLLMQTFDEYLQDFRQKRVGKDRAASTLEAYTRQRKRLASFLQYEYGVTDIPFKELKRDFIEKYVIYLSTVRGMLPGTIPNAVKKLRLMTYTAFKNGWIPIDPFRGFRVIPQYRDRRFLSEKELQAVINASLPNCKTRVVRDIFVFCAFTGLSYADVKKLTTADIYTDDNNESWIIDHRAKTGTQFRVKLLPIANALITRYSCLSLPGSIIFPVKDRDSMNMSLRHVARHAGLSFNPTIHVAKHHTISI